One genomic segment of Musa acuminata AAA Group cultivar baxijiao chromosome BXJ3-3, Cavendish_Baxijiao_AAA, whole genome shotgun sequence includes these proteins:
- the LOC135586046 gene encoding replication protein A 32 kDa subunit A-like isoform X1: MLTHFRSRSFLVVPLPYNLRLGAAFPLNLFIEIAAMIQRQIHGAPPRLFTGTAFMPTPGTQIAADPLSPAKNRGSQGVLPLTAKQIAAAYHSGVDKSALSIDGIDVTNVRLLGLVMNKVERVTDVTFTLDDGTGRIDINRWINEAPDANEVTAIQNGIYVKVHGHLKGFHSKRHASAFSVRPVNDFNEVVLHFIECIFVHMDVKKIMGGSSAQIPTNLTAASSFPNGAKEYPAPFSHQFSAYVAMDGPGNNICNIVWGVFQEPANLGRENGLHVDEIVRKLGIPKNTVINAINYLVDVGYIYSTVDECHFKSAYNG; encoded by the exons ATGCTTACGCATTTTAGGAGTCGATCGTTTCTCGTCGTTCCTCTTCCTTACAACCTGCGTTTAGGCGCAGCTTTTCCGTTGAATCTCTTCATAGAAATAGCGGCAATGATACAGAGGCAGATCCATGGAGCTCCGCCTCGCCTCTTCACCGGAACCGCTTTCATGCCCACTCCGGGCACCCAGATCGCCGCCGACCCCTTATCCCCCGCCAAG AATCGTGGGTCTCAAGGAGTGCTCCCGCTGACGGCGAAGCAGATTGCCGCTGCCTACCACTCCGGCGTCGACAAATCCGCGCTCTCCATTGATGGAATTGATGTCACTAAT GTTCGGCTTTTGGGATTGGTGATGAATAAGGTGGAGAGGGTCACTGATGTCACCTTCACACTTGATGATGGAACCGGTCGGATTGACATCAATAGATG GATTAATGAAGCCCCTGATGCGAATGAAGTGACAGCTATCCA AAACGGGATTTATGTAAAAGTTCATGGTCATTTGAAAGGATTCCACAGCAAAAGGCATGCATCTGCATTTTCGGTTCG GCCTGTGAATGACTTCAATGAGGTTGTGCTCCACTTCATCGAATGCATATTTGTACATATGGATGTCAAGAAAATAATG GGAGGAAGTTCTGCTCAGATACCAACAAATCTAACTGCGGCCTCATCTTTTCCTAATGGAGCGAAAGAATACCCAGCTCCTTTTTCCCACCAA TTTTCTGCTTATGTAGCCATGGATGGACCTGGGAACAACATTTGCAACATTGTTTGGGGGGTTTTCCAAGAGCCAGCAAACCT AGGCCGTGAAAATGGTTTGCACGTTGATGAGATTGTCAGAAAATTGGGGATACCGAAGAATACGGTCAT CAATGCAATTAACTATCTTGTGGATGTGGGCTACATTTATTCTACAGTTGATGAATGTCATTTCAAGTCCGCATACAATGGTTGA
- the LOC135586046 gene encoding uncharacterized protein LOC135586046 isoform X2, which produces MFRALDETGDPHPWISRPHPTVKRIPQILPSADIFVISANPSPIFGPTARASDRASERENVGEKVTLFASLPFANCGYSLPTSLLFPSLLPHRSHNATPSLPPCLRSLPAGLFSVVMAAPRTPPPPPLIGKAGCYTIFITPPTTRTPSELPRSPIASPAPSLRANNPDKDAPLPAKAPSPLLPPPPVQVPPLRFEKPVSTSSGSVFGFFWDAVAEVQDAHSKLDDFLADWFGLNHSKYQWALNEYHEHNEKDKESSKVNKPKELVHRGHSV; this is translated from the exons ATGTTCCGTGCGTTAGATGAGACAGGCGATCCGCACCCTTGGATTTCCAGACCACACCCCACGGTGAAACGCATACCGCAAATCCTTCCATCAGCGGACATTTTCGTTATTTCTGCCAACCCAAGCCCTATCTTCGGTCCCACAGCCAGAGCGAGCgaccgagcgagcgagcgagagaacGTAGGTGAAAAGGTCACGCTTTTTGCCTCTCTACCCTTCGCCAATTGCGGCTACAGCTTACCCACGAgcctcctcttcccctctcttcTCCCACACCGGTCCCACAACGCGACACCCTCGCTTCCACCGTGCCTTCGATCGCTACCTGCTGGTCTTTTCAGCGTCGTCATGGCCGCACCGCggacaccgccgccgccgccgctgatcGGGAAGGCCGGGTGCTACACCATCTTCATTACCCCGCCTACGACTCGGACGCCATCCGAGCTCCCAAGATCCCCCATTGCGAGCCCTGCCCCGAGCCTTCGCGCCAACAATCCTGACAAGGATGCTCCTTTGCCGGCTAAGGCTCCTtctccgctgctgccgccgccaccggtTCAGGTCCCACCTCTGCGGTTTGAGAAGCCAGTCTCCACGTCATCTGGGTCCGTGTTCGGGTTCTTCTGGGACGCCGTCGCCGAAGTACAAGATG CGCATTCAAAGTTGGACGATTTCTTGGCGGATTGGTTTGGGTTAAACCATTCCAAGTACCAGTGGGCGTTGAATGAATACCACGAGCACAATGAGAAG GATAAGGAAAGTAGTAAAGTCAATAAACCAAAAGAGCTCGTCCATAGAGGACATTCTGTCTAA